The Xiphophorus couchianus chromosome 18, X_couchianus-1.0, whole genome shotgun sequence DNA window ctcatcTTGTGTTTTTAGGCAACGGTACTTTAAACAAGCTGGCGGGCATCGACCACAGACAGCTGTCCTTCAccgaaaaaagaaatgaaaaccattCTGGAGAGGTGTTTCACATCATCGTGTCTTTCACTCCCGCTTTATTTACGTCTCGCTCCGCCGATGACGACATTTAAACCCACATGTTTCTCTCCGTTTGTTTCTCGCGCCCAGCTGTGGCAGGGGCGTTGGCAAGGTAACGAAATTGCTGTTAAGGTGCTAAAGATTCGCGACTGGACTCCAAGGAAGAGCAGAGACTTTAACGAGGAATATCCCAAACTCAGGTTTCTACTGCGCTAAAAAATTGTTCAACTTCTGTCATTTCTTCTCTGTGCTCACTCATGTGTCTGATTTCATTTTCGAAGAAATattgatgtgaaaatgtttgtccGTTCACCCCGTGTCTGTCTCCCCTCACCCCCACCCAACCCTGGCTTCACCCAGGATTTTTTCCCACCCAAACGTCCTGCCTATGTTGGGAGCATGTCCGTCTCCTCCCGCCCCTCACCCCATCATCATTACACACTGGATGCCTTGTGGCTCCCTCTACAAAGTGCTCCATGAAGGCACCAGTGAGTATTTCCACTCTGATCAGGTTCCATACGTGTGTTCACTCTACAGTGGCTCACATTTCCACTATGAACTCTATTTACAACCACTCATTTGACCACACGTTGAAGGGACAGAGCGGAATAAAGTTATGCATCTTTTGGACgtaaatggaaaaaattgcATATTAAAGTCAGGTTTTatcaacaaggcagttcaaagtgctttataccacaaaaacacaatacagtcagcttttatgaaacattacattttgtcaaatgtcatcatCAAGATCGTCAagcaaatatgttgatcaatatTCCAGTAATTATGAATCAAAAGGCAACTTTAAACAGGTGTGTTTTTAGTGGTGGTTTAgaagaactcagtgtttcggctgttttgcagttttctggaagttggttccagattagtggttaatagaagctgaatgctgcttctccatgtttggttctggttctggggactcagagcagaaccagcagaccTGAGAGGTTTGgagggttgatacaacaacagcagatctgtGACGTGTTTTGGAGCCATTCAGTGATTATAAACTACCAAAGTTTAGTGGGGTGATATGTTCCATCTTCCTAATTTTATTGAGAAGATGAGTAGGAGCAATGTGGATTGATTgtagtttttcctcttttttttttccttaaggCAGAGCTGTGAAGATACGAttgcattcattttatttatttatttcaaacaggttttaaaagacaagagaacaagCAATCAGTGGGgcagagaagcagagaaaagcatgtgcatacataaccaagaacaaaaatatttgtttaccactacttttctgtttgaaaagtaGATTTCTGTTAATgaatgcaactaaagataaacacatagATTTTTCTCTCGATTTGGCTGGGACttcagtcctttaatcctggaaatgttctctaggtgatagaaggctgactttgttactgcctttgtgtgtctgaaggttcaggtctgagttcATCACTCCACCCACATTCTGGCTCTGATCactagtttctagctgtaataagCTGTAATTATCCTTCACCATTATGAGGTATTTGGTCTGTCACGTAAAATCCCTTGcaacctggaaaaaaaaggtaaatgtttTAGGTGGTAAGGatattttgcaaagcactgtaagTCATTTGCAGGAGTTTTGCATCTACTTTCGTTGTCATTATGTTGTCGTCCCTTTTGTTTTCAACCCGCCCTTTTCCTGTCATTCTGCTACTTGACTAAAGACAGCGACGGCGTCCAAAGCTTTAATTTCTcgttcctcctcctgctgccagaCTTCGTGGTGGACCAGACGCAGGCCGTCAAGTTTGCTCTGGACATTGCATCCGGAATGGCCTTCTTACACACACTGGAGCCCATGATCCCTCGTCATCACCTCAACAGCAAAAGTATCATGGTGAGTAGCGCGGAAGTGATTCACCTTAATGATTATTAAggtaatcatcaactaattcaCTAACCAGTTCATCTTTAACTGGCTTAATTACTGAGTGTGTTATTAAGTCAGCAAATAGCATATTTTAGAGTCTCTACtccaaaactttacaaaaaatataaacattttacatttaagatgaaaatctTTCTTTGTCTGTCACTATGTtcacccagaactcctcaagtagcagttttagcttcacctgcttcaaattctgtaaataaatatatcactAATAATTGGTTAATAGAAATGAAGAGTCAACAGACTACCCATGCACTGTATTGATGTTAGAACTACCTTTGCTGCATCCTTTGCTATAAATGatcaatcaaatatttattttattatttaatataatttaaaaaattgaatcATTTATTAGCATTTTCATATGAAtgtctaatattgcataaatctgcagaatgtgtcgattttattttttttctccctatcAGCAGAATATTCCATAGAATAATCTAtgactaaaataatcataagCATCAGCCCTAATggtaataataatgttttctaTCAAAGGTTTATAGCCTCTTGTAGGTTGCAGCATCCTATCACAGAgctatttggtttattttcttccttttccttgCAGATAGATGAAGACTTGACGGCGAGGATCAGCATGGCCGATGTCAAGTTCTCCTTCCAGTGTCCCGGCAGGATGTACTCGCCTGCATGGGTCGCCCCCGAGGGTAGGCATCACTTCTAACGAGACCAATCCAAACCGACAGCCGAAGCCACACCAGACCAGGGGGAAACGATGGACGCAGGAAGCTACACTCTGACTCAGAGCCTAATGTCATCTGGAGCTGATTTCCCCGTTCAGATACAGAGAAATATGAGCAACTTGCAGACATAAAGCTATTAGAGAATAGTGACAACAAGCAGGGCATGTTTACAGCAGACATGGAAATGCATCATATCATACAACTACGGTGGCCCTAAAGTGCAAATCTTTAAACACAACTGCACATTGAAAAATACAACACTAACTAAGCACAActacaaattaagaaaacaccACAATTATCTTTTGATTTACAAACGCAAAAATCTCAAACACCTTCCTGGCTTTTATGTATATCCTAATAGATTCACTTTAATATCCATTATTAGTAAATGAAATTTTATGAGTTAATGactgtttttgtatgtttgtttgtttttgttttctttgcggTTGCCAGCCCTGCAGAAGAAGCCCGAAGAGATTAACCGTCGTTCTGCTGACATGTGGAGCTTCGCCATCCTGCTGTGGGAGCTGGTGACCAGAGAAGTTCCATTCGCTGATTTGTCCAACATGGAGATCGGCATGAAGGTCAGCAGCAGTCAGAAAtcaacctttttattattattgattaatgcaacataaacaccttttatgttttgttaaacCTCAGATCGCCTTGGAAGGTTTGAGGCCCACCATCCCTCCTGGCATCTCTCCACACATATGCAAACTCATGAAGATCTGCATGAACGAAGACCCGGCTAAAAGGCCCAAATTTGACATGATTGTGCCAATTTTGGATAAAATGCAGGacaagtgaaaaagaaaaaagaaaaaaaactgctaccGCTCTCCTTCGTCAAACAGTTTCAGTCCCTGGATAACCTTAAAACCGGATGAGACTCTGAGTCTAGAAACGGTGTTTTGGTGCTTACCAGTATTGCCTTAAACTCTTACCGCTACACTCCTCTCCACTGTAGCCTCTGCTTTCTGAGATGACTGGAGCAGCAATCccttcttttgtatttttttcccagtgTAATAATTATGTTACTGTGTTTGCCTCGTATGTCTTTGCATCTTCTAAACTGTAATCATGCGGATCGAGTCCAATCTTTTCCTCGTCACTAAATAACCTGTGGAGATCAGCATGGTGATCCGTCAGACCGGTGGATTTAAAGGCTCTCTTTTATCACCAACCAAATAACGGATTAACCCAAAACATCACATATGGGGGGAGAAGTTGAATGTCGGTTGTTTTTGCGGTGTCAAAAAACTATATGCAATGAACAAGCATGCCAAATGTCAGCGGTTAGtattgaaacatttcagttgGTTGAACCTGAAAGGTTGCGTTTCAGTGTAGGCAGTGTGGTGCGTTCATGAACACAAATCACCTCTGTCGGCCGGTTCTTCTTGACGACAAACGGTTTAAAGCTCAGCAGACGAACCTCTTTGCCAACACTGGGAGAAGACGTTTAATAATGAGTCACAGGAttggtttttaaattatgagatCAGCTTTTAACTTGATTGTTTGTGTTgggtttaaattttattatattcatGTAATCTCAGTACCTATCCCTCAATTTTATCTGAACAGTTAAGCAAAAAGCAGTCAGTCAATGACAACATGCCAACAGCTtatttcaagttgtttttttttttgttttttttgaatacagaaatatttttactctcCTAAAATGCCAACATTTGCCGTGTTTGTGACGCCGTTTGTTGGCGTCAAAAACACTAGAATTTTCCTGACTGTCTTTAGAAAGTACTGCTACCACAGGGATGTTAAAGGGCAGAGTTTGTCTTTCTATGTGGAATTACTGAGACTTGTAGGTGTTTGTTTATCTGGAGCTAGTTTTTCCTAAATTCCTGGGTTGTTGCCTTTACCTGCATCGTTCCCATGCCTCTGCCTGCTTGCTTCCTGCACCGAATCATGTGATTGAAGCCAAAATCAAGAACGAGTAAGacaaatgtatgtatttatatataagTATATTAAAAATGAGATGTATCAACAAATGGAATGTGTCATTTATGATTGAGGTTACCCTGACAGAGCACAAAAACATGATGCAGATTATGTGTGCTAGAAATGTGTAATCATCTCACAAGGCCTTTTTCTATGAAGCTTTTTAGAAGAGAGGAAATTTTCAATCGCTCCATAATTACCTATTAATAATTACCTAACAtgaagtaaaaaatgtaataaaaaaacagccaagttgaggtttaatttttttactgcagTAGACTACACCTTGATAGCTACAGGAttccaacacatttttttcacattcacTTTCAATGCTTAAATTTTCTCAGCCTTTTTGCCCATTTCGTAACTGggaatttcaaaaataaaaacttaagtGTCAAAGTTTAACAGATCTGAAAAACGGGAGTCCAAAACAGAAAGACACTCGAATGGGTGGATGGAAACAGACTTTTGATAGAGATAGGGAAAAATTTGAAGAacaaggaaaagaaagacaaaacaaaacttgagtGTTTACAATATATTTGACAACTTTCACACATTAATATTTCTCCCTCATGTTCTGTATGTGTCCAATGTTCATGTTTTCCCGGAAAACTATGCATGGCAGATTTATCGCACTGAGAACAGATTCAGCGGATGTCATGTCCAAAAGCAGCGAACAGCAGCGTCGCCTTTTCCCTGAcgtccctcctcctctctgggAACCGAGGGGCTGCGGTGGGCTCGGGCCGTGACGAGTATCCGTGACGCAGCTTCGTCCTCCATCACTAGCAGTGCCCACAGGCTGAAAACACCCAGAATCCGAGCGAGCCATCACGACCAATGGCAATATGTAGTTAACTCGCACGGTTTACCACATTGCGATAGCAGGAGGGTTTGGTGGAGTCGGTAAGTTGACGTTCTTAAAACCGGGTTTGACTAATGAGTCCAGCCGCAGCCATTTAATAGCGTATTTCTGCGAACGTTAGCCAGCTAGCTAAATGGGAAGCTAGCATTAGCCTAGCAAAGAAAACGGCGATGATGGCGGATGATGCCCGTTACTTCCAGCTGAGTTGCTTGCATCAGAGTAGCATGAATATATTCTAAATATAGCATTCAGGGCATaaagattaaatgtaaaatgagtTTTCGTGGATTGTCACTGACTATTTCGGTCGTATTGTCTTCCATAAGGGGTCGTCTTGGCAAATGGAAGGTGAAGCTGCTGAAGTACGTTTGTGATTTGACTAGCCACGCCAGCAGTGAAAGTAACCACAGTCAACGCCAACCCTAATATATCAACAAGACTCAGACTTCAAAGCAAAAATTGAGACGCTCCCAGTTGTACTATTTTAACAGTGTCTGTGGCAGGGTTCGTATATAATAATCACAACACGGTTATATAAAGGATAGAAAATCCTTTATCAGGATTCCTTCATCCGGCCTGCACAAAGACCGTAAGGCCTGTTTTCCGAGTGCACTTTAATCAGGTGTCAGTGAATTAGTTTATGTTTGTAAAGCCCTTGTCATTTATTCGAAAGTTAATCAGGAGGTTTTATAAATGTTAGAAGAACAagcattcagtttaaaaaaaagactatggAATTTTTGGATACATAAATTGAATATAGCAAACTTTAAActtcatatttcttaaaagtgaACAAAAGTAAACAGTAATATTAACGACACCTGTTTGAATACTGACATTTGTGGCTTTCCAGGACACAAATATTAAGATTGTTTTGTAAATGAAGTGAGAAGTGGgagttttcttccatttctcGGAATTACATTCCAGGCAAGAGATGAGAGAAAGTGGAGGTGGAGCAATAACCATGCAATATTTTAAGCATAgcataagaaatattttacacacCAAGACAATATtgcaaaatcacattttgcagTATTGTCCCAGTGTAAAGTAAAGGTATTCAGATCAAAATGGAAATGGACAAGAACTAAACATATTGTCTGTTTCGTTGGTTCTGCGGTGGAGCAGCGGTTAAGCACAAGCTACATAAgtaggccttagtcctcgtcggctatcgcaggttcgattcccagcctctctctctttacctGCTTTCCTGCCTTTGGCACTTTCTAATAAAGGCAActagagctaaaaaaaaaaaatatatatatatttatgtttgaaataaagataaacatttgaaagaCAATAATACAGAATTacttagcttttttaaaataaaaaaaaaattacatctaaaGACAGAActgcataaaatattttcaacaactAACTTTCTTATTGTCAATTAGTAGCACAGCTGTCCTAGTTACGTAAAATGAAactatgtgaaaaaatgtatttgatagaTAACACACCCTCCTTTTGATGTCTCTTGATGTTTGGCCCTCAGTTTACTTATTTTTCCATTGTGAGGTACCAATCAGATGACCTAAACCAATCAGACTCTGCTtgtatctgttttgttttgactctGTCCTTTCTCCCTGATGTGGGTGGGATTAGCTGTGTGAGAAACTGTGATGGTACACAGATCATGGAGCACAAACCTTCTGTGTGTCTGTAGTCGTCGTTGCGTCTCTGACCAGCAGATTTACAGCCTCAACGTTCATCTCTGAATAAGGAAATTGCTTCCTAAACAAGCTCACTGTAGATTTGATATTAGATCTATTATCTGTATGTCACAGTCTATGCCCATAGATCTGTAAACTGtctgcacacacaaacaaattcaGTGAATAAGAAAAATTGCTGTTCGGTGCAAGATTTAAGTACTACTGCACAGATATAATAATTTTTCATGtgccagaaataaaataattcattgcAGTTTTTACAGTCTTTGGCAATCAGCATAGCTAACATAGGGCTGCACAATAAATCACTAATAAAATGTATGGtgatagacacatgatcaatagcAACAGATAATGTCTGAAAGAGTGTTCAATAGTTTCAttgaactccaatccagaaccgcacagcattctgggggatgtaggcaaaGGAAAGGCTGTAGCTGCTCAGTGTTTGCTGGCTCAGAAAGGTGGGCGGCATCAACAAACCAACTCACTCTCTAGTTACCTAGCAACTGCATGTTGAGCAACTGTTTAAGGTTTCGCCACCGTGCCTCataatggcttaaaaataaaaatattgcgGCGCGGAGGGAAAACTGtagctaaaacattttcttaatccAAGAGATTCTCGACTTACTTTTAGGCTATATAcagttctggaaaaaattaagagaccaccacaaaatgatcagtttctctgatttgactttttattaatctgtgttaagagtaaaatgaacattgttcttttattctatgaactaatgacatgtctccaaaatttcaagcaaaaatgttagtatttatttgcaaaaaaatgagaaaaggtcaaaatcatgaaaaagacgcagtgctttcagacctcaaataatgcaaagaaaacaagttcatattcatttaggaACATTGATGCTAATGTTTGAattcaggaagagttcagaaatcaatatttggaggaataaccaggaggtttttaGTGagattcagtgcagtgggctcttcattttttccagagctgtgtaTATACCTCATATGCTTTACATTGTtttagcatatatatatatataaatatatatatataatacttAATTCTGAAGGCGtggcagcttttattttgccaCCATCAATTCCCTGCAGAGCAAACCCTGATGTCTGTCAGTAAATGAAATCTCTGCGTCGTTTCCCCGCAGACCATTTGGAAGGGAAGCCACCATGGGCGGTCACGACGACGACGGCTCGTACGtcgtaaacaaacaaaaacaggacgAAGAGCTGAAGAACAAGCTGAACGAAGGCAGCCACTGCAACAACGCCAAGCGGGTCAAAGAGGGCCAGAACCAGCTGCGCAAAGTCACTGAGAACCAGCAGGACCAGGACCACAACTGCAACATCAACCAGAATGGCAACAAGGACGACTTCCCTCTGCAGAACACCACTCAGGAAGAGCAGCAGGGAAACGAGGAGCAGACCAAGTCCCCCAAAGCGGCCATGACGCCCGGCCTCAGCCAGGAGGAGTCCAAGAACATCCTCAACGAGCCGCTGGTCATCCACGCGCTGGGGTCCgaagaggagaaagagaaggagcGGGAGGAGGACGACAAGGAGAAAAACAACGACTGCGAGGGGCAGGAGGAGGCTTCGGATGGCGGCGGAGGAGAGAAACTCGCAGAGCGGAGTGACGTTGAGTCTCACAGGGAAGGCAGCGGCGTGGGGAGAAACGCCTGCCTCCTCTTCTCCAACATGAACGGCACCCCGAGTGACGAAGACCCCAGCTGGCCTTTGCTGCCTCAGGACAACTCTGACAATTCTCCAAATGGGAACAGAGGTAATCCGAAGCATTGATGATgctatgttcacacagcaggtcttttttttcttttgctgaaatcggatttatttttgtttgttttttttcttatgctaCTAACTAAACCCAACTGCAATCAGACTTGCCTATGAACGGTTTGGGTTTCCAGAGTGAGCCACATGCACAGAAGCAGAATGTAGCCATCACACATCAGCGCAGAAGTAATAGTGGATCGATTTCAAACGAGAGCCAACAGTATCGTCACAAAATCAGAACAAGACAGCTGATAGCAGCGGCCCTTTGTGGTGCATTTACTGCAACTTCTGTAGAGAAGATGGATGTGTAGTTGGTGCTTTGATGAGTGGTGGGACTGTGTAGTGGTTTTCTGACATTAGCTCCTTTAAGAAGTCCAGAGTAATTATTTACAGACAGATGTCCTGCGTCTGGATTTTTCCGATACAGAATTCCAACACACGTCACATTAATGAGGCGAAAGActgataaaacacagaaaaccgTTGGATTTGTCTCCGATTTCGTACTACATATGAAATATATGGAAGTGgcacaattcagatttttattttttatttttcttgaggTGAAAAGATCGGAACTGAGCCATTCAGACTGCAGTAAATAACTTGGATATATTTTGCATatgagcaaaagaagaaaaaaaacctccgATTTGGTTACATTGTCCTGCTTTGTGAACGAAGCCTGAATCTGTTGAACACACTAGCACTGACAGGACAGGCTTTCTTCCTACGTGATGTTATTCTGAGTCAACGCCACCCAAGCAGAACCATGGCTGAGTACTGACCAGGAAATGATGTCATCACCCCACGGTTTAATTGgtgtcaaaaatatttgcatttagcACTTAATGTGAAGAAATCTTTATAAACTAAGATCTACATCATAAACTGCTCATTGGAATCTTCTTCCTTACTGGTTCATCcaaaggttttttgttgtttttcttgtcatatTTATTCCAAAATGTGTTGAAAGATTTTGATAGGTTCCTGTTGGTTCTGAGCCTTCTTAACCCCCAGacccctttttttgtttgttttgttcatatttctatttgtatttattttgttgaaaccATAGAATCTTTCTGGGACTCCAGCGCGTTTGAGACGGACACGGACCTGCCTTCCGGGTGGATGAGAGTGCGCGACACGTCAGGCACGTATTACTGGCATATTCCCACAGGCACCACCCAGTGGGAGCCTCCGTCACCTCTGGGGAAGGTCGGCGACTCCATGATGTCCTCCACCATGTCTCTGGAGACCACGCCCTGCGAGGAGCCGGAGGTGAGGGCAGCTGAACGCCTGGCTTAGTGACGGGTGGCTCAGAAACGGAATCAGACATTTCATAGAAAAAACTCTGTTCTCTAGGAAACCTGGGCTCAGCTTTCCAGCACAGATGATGGTGGCGATGAAGGGGAACTGTGGAAGGTTAGATAATGTCACACTCACTACTCTTAACTACTTTATTTCCTGGAGAAACAGCATCTtatgtgtttatcttttttcactttttcattgCTGTGGAAGCAGATGTGGAGTTCAGTCCCTCAGTACCAGgatgtttgcagtgttttttggGATTGCTGTTGACTAAAATGACTCACTTTGTGACACctttcttcaaagagttgtaaTCAAagttgcaatttatttatttttttttgtcaaaacctGGTTTCCTCCCTGATTCTTTGCTTGTTCTATTGCgggaaaaatgatttcttttaaatatgtgaaaagtaACAATTTTTGTCCATAAATGAAAGAGGATTGAGCTTATTCCTGGCATAGTAAGGGATGTACAGTATGTAACAACAACATTAGTATTCTTGTCAACAAGCTTAACATGATAAACTGGCGTTGATTCACTATTTAGCTAACATTATCTGAATGCAGCAGCTTTACCCCACTCACTGTTTGCTTGCCTTTTGGCTGGTTTTCAAGAGACGTCATGAAACAGGAACTTAAGCTAGATGGAGGCTCAGGATTGGTCAAAATTCTGCCGAATTGCAGCGATTGGTCGGAAAAGAAGGAAATATGGAAAACGTTCATGCAATTGGTCAGATTTGGGGGAGAAAGTTGCAAGTTTGCACAAAATTTGCAATTGATGAGTGAATTTGTGATTTGAACTTCCTGGAGGGATTGATAGATACTTGGTGTTATTTCATGTTCCACCTCTCTGCCTATATACGGTATTTAATTCTACAGTGATCTGTCATTGTCCATACAGATACTGGAGCTAGTGAAAGGCTGTATGTTAGAAACGATGCCATTTAACTGGGTCACTATCTGCCTCTTATGGTCTTCCTATGAAATTATACGGAAGAGGATTTAGGCTcactgggggggaa harbors:
- the LOC114133688 gene encoding integrin-linked protein kinase, with protein sequence MDDIFTQCREGNAVAVRLWLDNTENDLNQGDDHGFSPLHWACREGRSNVVDMLIMRGARINVMNRGDDTPLHLAASHGHRDIVVKLIQCKADTNAVNEHGNTPLHYACFWGQNQVADDLVNSSALVSICNKYGETPMDKAKPELRELLREKAEKMGQSLAKIPFKDSFWKGTTRTRPRNGTLNKLAGIDHRQLSFTEKRNENHSGELWQGRWQGNEIAVKVLKIRDWTPRKSRDFNEEYPKLRIFSHPNVLPMLGACPSPPAPHPIIITHWMPCGSLYKVLHEGTNFVVDQTQAVKFALDIASGMAFLHTLEPMIPRHHLNSKSIMIDEDLTARISMADVKFSFQCPGRMYSPAWVAPEALQKKPEEINRRSADMWSFAILLWELVTREVPFADLSNMEIGMKIALEGLRPTIPPGISPHICKLMKICMNEDPAKRPKFDMIVPILDKMQDK